Part of the Helicobacter bilis genome is shown below.
AATGTAATAACCAAATTTTCTCACGCATTGCAATATCTGGCATATTAAAGCAAATCTTATAATGAAATCTTCTTGAAAATGCAGAATCAAGACTATCAACAAGATTTGTAGTAGCAATCAAGATTCCACAAAATTTCTCAATCTGCTCTAAGAATATATTTTGCATTTGATGATACATGCGACTCGTGCTACCTGCTATATCATTGCGTGATCCTAGCAACTGATCTGCTTCATCAAGCAATAAAATAGGCTTTTCTTTTGTTGCCATAGTTATAGCATGATATTCATCAAAGATTCTACGCACATTTTTTTCACTCTCGCCAACATACATTGATAGCACTTTGGAGCAATCAAGATAGAGAATCTTCTGTCCTAAGTCCTTGGCAAGTCCATACGCACTAGAAGTTTTCCCCGTGCCACTAGCCCCATATAATAGGATTTTAGAATCTATATCAGCATGTTCTTTAATCTCCCATTTATGCAAGAGTTTATGCACTTTAGGATTTAAATGTTGCAATAAAATATCAAAATACTCTCTTACACTATCCTGCAAGATTACAGAATCTAAGCCCTTTTTTGGCGTAATAATGTCAAATATCTCACTCTTTGCGACCTCATCTTCAAGGTTTGCATTTTGACTAGATTTATCACACATAAGATTATTAAAAATATGCTGCGGTATGCAAAACTCTTGCTCCATAAATGAAAAATCCCCAAAAGATTCAAAACAAGTGATAATGCCACTTTTAAGCAGCTTTGCATTACTTGCAAGTAAGTTTTGCAAAATGATCTTTTCTTCTTCATTTTTGCCAAGTGAGACAATCTCTTTTAATGATAGCCCAAATTCACCATTATATTGGGCTTGTGTGAGAGAGATAAAAATCAGCTTTTCATGGTAATTTAAATGATGTTTTTTAAAGTATTGCTGTATTTTTATTTTCTTTGTATTTTTTGTCGCATTTGTATTAATGATATTTGCTAATGTATTGTTGATATAGTTATCACAAGATTGCGATAAGTTCGTATTAAGCACAGATTGAATCCTGTTGTATTGACGCATAAGATGTAGTCTCTTCCACTCATCTTGCAGATATTCAAGTGAGTTATTATAAATAGTATCTTTAATATCGCTATTAAACAAACGCCCATGCTCTAAAAGCTTTAAAAGATTAGGACTGACACTAATGACTGCATTACGCAACTCTAGCACACTCTCACACCTTTCTTGTGAGAATCTATCCTGTGTGGCTAACCAACCAAGCTTTATTAAATGTGAAATTTCCTTTAAATATGGCAATATCTCAAAGCCTTTTGCATAATATTTCTGCTCCAAAAATGTTTGAATGTCAATCTCATTTTCCCCACGCATATACAAAGCCACTATTTCACGCAGGATTGAAGCCTCATGTTTAGAGCAATTAAGCAGCGGAAAAACTAAGCTTTTTTCTATGGAATCTACAGAACAAAAATCAATTAAAAATTGCACAAACAACCTTTTCTATCTCATCGCTATTTTTTCGCTTAGATTCTATCATGTTTATATCTAAAATAACTAATACGAGATTATTTTGTAAGTCATAATGCTAAATATGCATACCTTAAGAGTATCACAATTAAAAATTGTTTAAAAATATTATTACTCAAAACTTTTGCCAACTCACAATATTAATGTTTCTAAAATATACATTACCAAATAGTCATATTTACATTTTGATATTTTTTCTACATTTTCTCGTTATTTTATTGCCTTTTCAGCATTTTTTTTGTAAGGTCCAAAAAGCTATGAAATATAAGCTAATCTCACTTTAAAGGATTTATATGAAAAATCAAGGAAGCAAATTCTTCAGCCGCCGCTCAAGTAGCATTGTGGTAGCAGGTAGTCTGTTAGCAGCAAGTAGCCTTACTAGCCTAGAGGCAGCAAAGCTATCTGATGTGATTAATAACGCAAGTATTGATGGTTTTGCATTTGGTCGTGTGCATGCTGTTGATGGAAGAGATGGGGAGGGTGTAAGGTATCAATTTCGCTTTAAGCCTACGATTACTTCGGGCGCTATTTATGGTGTGAGTGCATCGGCTGGTCTCTTTTTCTCAAAAGGTTCTAGCACTCCCGATAGCAACACGGCGGATAATGATATAGGTGGCTCTAGAGGGCAAACCATAGATTCTCTTGTGGATAGATTTAATATTGGAGATTTCTATGTTACCCTTGATGGTAAAGAAACGCTAAATACAAAAACGATTGTAAGACTGGGGCAAAGAAGTCCGGGGACACCTTTTAATGATAATAATTTAGATAGAGCACTTGGCGTTTTTGCGGAAAATAACGATTTGAGTGCTATGAATTTTGGTTTTCAATGGTGGGATAGCTGGATGGGTGATGACATTTATATATCTTTACCGGGCATTGATGCTAAGGGGGCTGGTATCGGCAATAATATGTTTATGGCATATATAAAAAGCGGTGCTGATTTTACAAAAGAGACAGGATTATCCTATAATCTTTGGTATGGCGGGATTCATCGATGGGTAAATGCTATGGTGTTTGGCGATATTGCTTATACTGCAAATTTTGGAAATCAAAGCTTAACACTTACAGGGCAGGTGTCATATACTTCAATGGCTGATAGACCATATATTTATGGTGGCTCAAAAAGTCTTATAGGACTATTTGGTGGAAATAGTGTATCTAATAATCAGGACTGGTATGCCAAAAATCGTGGTATGTATAATATCCGCGTTGATTACAGATACAATTTTACACAAGCAAGTGATGAAGAAGATGGAGCAGAAAAAGTTACAGGCTTCTTTGGTGCATCAGCAGGTCTTGCTGGTAGCTTTGGCGATGGCTTTGGCACACTTATTGATAATACAGGCGGATTAAAGCTTGGTGGACATTTGTGGAATAGCTACTCTAGGGCTGAGGCAAATGGCTTTGGAATCTTAGGCGTAGGTGGCTTTAAAAACTCTTCTATCATTGTGCCTTACCTAAAAGCTGAAATCGGTTATAAAAAGTTTGGTGCAGCCCTTGATGTAGCTTATGTTGATGCCTCGCATTTCTTTTATTTAAAGAAAGGTTCTACAACTGGCACAAATCTCAACAATGTTTCAGGTAACTTATATGAGGCTAGCAATCATATCAAAGCCGCACACTTCCTTGATGTTGCATTGAGTGCTACCTATAAATTTACAGATAGTATCAATATGCTTGCAGCTTATGGTTATGCGTTTGGAGACCCACAATTTGGACGATTTAGATTCCAAGTGAATTATGTATTTTAATACATAGCTAAAAATTATAAAGTATAAGCGATTTATTGCGATTTTGTTTGTTTTATACGCAAGGTTACTTGTGTATAAAATCTTGCAAAAGTTGCTTTATAACATTAGATGAAATTTTGCTTTAGCTAAAGCCTTACTTTGCTTTGTTTTATTTACTTCTGTAACTCTTATTTGCTTAGAATAAACGCAATTATTTTGTCAATCTAAATAGAATCTAAATGTGAATACGATACTCTATTATTACAGAATATCTAACATAGAAGCTAAAAAAAGATTTTATTGCATAGTTTTTCTTGCAGGATTTGGTTTATATATAATATGAGTTTTTGATACTATCTCATGCAGTGTCTTTTTGTCCTTACGCATAAAAGCAAATATCCATAAAAAGAAACAAAGCTCAATGAGCCATACAACAATAAATACAAATGCCTGCCATGCCTTTGGCGGCTTTTCTGTCCCATTTTCTCCATCAAAATCTTTATCACTCACACTAGAATCAGAACACAGCATAATCTCTGCATAGCGAAAACCGGGGGTTTGCCCCTTTATCGCAAAGAACAAAAAGAGTAAAAAGCAATATAATCCTTCACATAAAAAAATTGCGATTTGATTCTGTAAAAAATCCTCTTTGCCTTGCAAAAATATATATGTGGTAATGTAGAGTATAGGCATATTGAGTAAAAACATATCAGTGATAAAGGCTTTGAGACGAGCGGATAAAAAGTTGTATTTTGAAGTTTTGTTGTGAATATTGTGTAATTTTGTAGCATTTATCTTATTTTTTTCACGCGATTGACTTCCATCAAGGAATTTATTTGTATGCTTTTTTCTTGCTTTCTTCATTATATAAATCTTTAGTTAAGAATCTTTTAAGTCCGCATTATCTTGCATAGGCGTGTCATTACGCATAGCCTGTGCGACTTTCAATGCCTTGATAAAATCACCCTTTGCATTCAGCTTTCTTATATCATCTGCAAAGCTTGCATAAGTCGTATCGCCAAGTGAGATTGCAAACCATGTTGGATTCCATACATAATGCCCCAAAAATGTCTTATAATGTTTAGGAGAGCCAAAGATAAATATACTCTCATCATCAAACATACATTTTTTCATATTAGTATTTTCATA
Proteins encoded:
- a CDS encoding ATP-binding protein, which gives rise to MQFLIDFCSVDSIEKSLVFPLLNCSKHEASILREIVALYMRGENEIDIQTFLEQKYYAKGFEILPYLKEISHLIKLGWLATQDRFSQERCESVLELRNAVISVSPNLLKLLEHGRLFNSDIKDTIYNNSLEYLQDEWKRLHLMRQYNRIQSVLNTNLSQSCDNYINNTLANIINTNATKNTKKIKIQQYFKKHHLNYHEKLIFISLTQAQYNGEFGLSLKEIVSLGKNEEEKIILQNLLASNAKLLKSGIITCFESFGDFSFMEQEFCIPQHIFNNLMCDKSSQNANLEDEVAKSEIFDIITPKKGLDSVILQDSVREYFDILLQHLNPKVHKLLHKWEIKEHADIDSKILLYGASGTGKTSSAYGLAKDLGQKILYLDCSKVLSMYVGESEKNVRRIFDEYHAITMATKEKPILLLDEADQLLGSRNDIAGSTSRMYHQMQNIFLEQIEKFCGILIATTNLVDSLDSAFSRRFHYKICFNMPDIAMREKIWLLHFPKHADFKDKKERIAKELSKFNLSGGQIKIITSNTCYKVATRKDLSFSLDDFIAEVEKEQNGAFGDSKKMGFKQ